The Shewanella sp. KX20019 genome window below encodes:
- a CDS encoding class III lanthipeptide: MNNILKLQSLTSSSDAELMEWSTISNHCGEQN, encoded by the coding sequence ATGAATAACATACTTAAATTGCAATCGCTTACTAGTTCTTCCGATGCTGAGTTAATGGAATGGAGCACAATCAGTAATCATTGCGGTGAACAAAACTAG
- a CDS encoding class III lanthipeptide → MNNILNLQTLATSSDAELMEWSTISNHCGDRGQD, encoded by the coding sequence ATGAATAACATACTAAATCTACAAACACTTGCCACCTCTTCTGATGCTGAACTAATGGAATGGAGTACGATCAGTAACCATTGCGGCGACCGCGGACAAGACTAA
- a CDS encoding class III lanthipeptide has protein sequence MNNILNLQTLAASSDAELMEWSTISNHCGDRGQD, from the coding sequence ATGAATAACATACTAAATCTACAAACACTTGCTGCCTCTTCTGATGCTGAATTAATGGAATGGAGCACGATCAGTAACCATTGCGGCGACCGCGGACAAGACTAA
- a CDS encoding class III lanthipeptide, with amino-acid sequence MMNNILNLQTLAASADTELMEWSTISNHCGDRGQD; translated from the coding sequence ATGATGAACAATATACTAAACCTACAAACACTTGCTGCCTCTGCTGATACTGAACTAATGGAATGGAGCACGATCAGTAACCATTGCGGCGACCGCGGACAAGACTAA
- a CDS encoding IS3 family transposase (programmed frameshift), with protein MRGKRYPDEFKIEAVKQVTERGYKIADVADRLGVTSKSLHNWINKFDKPEKQHITIDNQQDEIRKLKAELRRVTEERNILKEGRRVLCKRVKEKYTFIKSRLKQYPVKILCEILGVHRSGFYAWLKEPQSRRATEDKRLLGKIKQFWLESGCVYGYRNITLDLKDDGEVVGKNRVYRIMKQAEIKAVRGYKRNPTFGGGDVNHTAPNTLNRGFDVVKPNMIWVTDFTYIRTHEGWLYLTVVIDLFSRQVVGWTMKSTPKAELVIDALLMAIWRRSPTEKVLIHSDQGVQYTCSDWRSFLKEHNLEASMSRRGNCHDNAVAESFFSLLKKDRVKRKVYKTRDEARSEVFNYIEYFYNPVRHHGSNNGLSPIKFEKQYYENLERSRKLGAYHS; from the exons ATGCGCGGAAAACGATATCCCGATGAGTTCAAAATTGAAGCCGTTAAACAGGTCACTGAACGTGGCTATAAAATAGCAGATGTTGCTGACAGATTAGGGGTTACTTCCAAAAGTTTGCACAACTGGATTAACAAGTTTGATAAGCCAGAAAAGCAGCACATCACCATTGATAATCAGCAAGACGAAATACGTAAGCTCAAGGCGGAGCTTCGCCGTGTAACCGAAGAGCGAAACATCCTAAAGGAGG GCCGCCGTGTACTTTGCAAGCGAGTCAAAGAAAAGTACACGTTCATAAAGTCTAGGCTCAAGCAGTATCCTGTGAAAATCTTATGCGAAATACTTGGAGTCCATCGTAGTGGTTTCTATGCCTGGCTGAAGGAACCTCAGAGTCGAAGAGCGACTGAAGACAAACGCTTGCTGGGTAAGATTAAACAGTTTTGGCTGGAAAGTGGTTGCGTTTATGGCTATCGAAATATCACCTTGGACCTTAAAGATGATGGTGAAGTTGTTGGTAAAAACCGTGTATATCGAATCATGAAACAGGCTGAAATTAAAGCTGTACGAGGTTATAAACGCAATCCAACCTTTGGCGGAGGCGATGTTAACCATACGGCACCTAATACATTAAATCGAGGCTTTGATGTCGTCAAACCCAATATGATTTGGGTGACCGATTTCACTTATATTCGTACCCATGAAGGCTGGCTGTATCTCACCGTTGTGATAGACCTTTTTTCAAGACAAGTCGTAGGATGGACGATGAAAAGTACACCGAAGGCAGAGTTAGTTATAGATGCTCTATTGATGGCTATATGGAGACGCTCACCTACAGAAAAGGTGCTAATACATTCCGATCAAGGAGTGCAATATACCTGCTCAGATTGGCGTAGTTTTCTAAAAGAGCACAACCTTGAAGCCAGTATGAGCCGAAGAGGAAACTGCCATGATAATGCTGTCGCTGAGAGTTTCTTCTCGCTGCTGAAAAAAGACAGGGTTAAGCGAAAAGTCTATAAAACCAGAGATGAAGCACGCTCAGAAGTATTTAACTATATCGAATATTTCTATAATCCAGTGCGGCATCATGGTAGTAATAATGGACTGTCTCCGATCAAGTTCGAGAAGCAGTATTATGAAAACCTAGAAAGGTCTAGAAAACTGGGGGCTTACCACTCATAA
- a CDS encoding sterol desaturase family protein translates to MLSTILIIFCACFILERAIPGWPLPSIRTWPIRVLLINAVQIRVVFLAGVSWEQWFSSWSVFNLSEIASPALGALIAYFIATFVFYWWHRWRHEFDMLWIGFHQIHHSPRRLEVITSFYKHPGEMVVNSILGSLLVYTLLGLSLEGAAIYTFCTAIGEFFYHTNVKTPHWIGYIFQRPEMHRIHHQAGRHKNNYGDIVWWDMLFGTYENPKEWRHSCGFTAEREERLLDMLAYKDVHKKER, encoded by the coding sequence ATGCTTTCAACAATTTTAATCATATTTTGCGCTTGCTTCATTCTGGAGCGAGCTATCCCTGGTTGGCCTCTGCCCAGCATCAGAACATGGCCTATTCGAGTGCTATTAATTAACGCTGTTCAAATTAGAGTGGTGTTTTTGGCAGGAGTTTCATGGGAGCAGTGGTTTTCCTCTTGGTCTGTTTTTAATTTATCAGAAATAGCGTCACCGGCTTTAGGCGCCTTGATAGCCTACTTTATTGCAACATTTGTATTTTACTGGTGGCATAGATGGCGCCACGAATTTGATATGTTATGGATCGGGTTTCATCAGATTCACCACAGCCCTAGAAGATTAGAAGTTATTACATCTTTCTATAAACACCCTGGTGAAATGGTCGTAAACTCCATTTTAGGCAGTTTGCTTGTCTATACCCTACTAGGACTCTCCCTTGAAGGCGCCGCTATTTATACCTTTTGCACCGCTATTGGCGAGTTTTTCTACCATACAAATGTTAAAACTCCCCATTGGATAGGTTATATATTTCAAAGGCCTGAAATGCATAGAATTCATCATCAGGCAGGGCGTCACAAGAATAACTACGGTGACATTGTATGGTGGGATATGCTTTTTGGCACATACGAGAATCCTAAAGAGTGGCGACACTCTTGCGGTTTTACAGCAGAAAGAGAGGAACGCTTGCTTGATATGCTTGCATATAAAGATGTGCATAAAAAAGAAAGGTGA
- a CDS encoding Crp/Fnr family transcriptional regulator translates to MNMKPLMCHDNIWRPSVALFRKGINVIDSKLLKAINWNTELSADLTGKLLSIAQLKTQLTSSTMDGSSIAHQGASFIVEGTVTICLQTPNLKTVNNIVMGKGDWFGNYDSRNSLYTPFFITEIDAVTLIHFSNFDLHRLAQDNLEIYKWFHSLSLESKAKWLQSQLMMSENKLKRVVYLLLELAAHIPLIRGETPKIDLSQQQISQITGIARQRVNEVIKQLEKEKLVEIKRSCIYLTNLTGLGRVLDKVDLSIRDPRLMITH, encoded by the coding sequence ATGAATATGAAGCCCTTAATGTGCCATGATAATATTTGGCGGCCGTCGGTAGCACTCTTTCGTAAAGGTATTAATGTGATTGACTCAAAGCTTTTAAAAGCAATTAATTGGAATACTGAACTATCAGCTGATTTGACTGGGAAACTGTTGTCAATTGCGCAGCTAAAAACGCAGTTAACATCAAGTACAATGGATGGTTCAAGCATCGCGCATCAAGGAGCCAGCTTCATAGTGGAAGGCACGGTTACTATTTGCTTGCAAACTCCAAATCTTAAAACCGTCAATAACATAGTGATGGGGAAAGGTGATTGGTTTGGTAATTATGACAGCCGTAATAGCCTATATACGCCATTTTTCATTACAGAAATTGATGCTGTCACACTTATCCACTTTAGCAACTTCGATCTGCATCGCCTCGCGCAGGATAACCTTGAGATTTACAAATGGTTTCATTCGTTATCGTTAGAATCCAAAGCAAAATGGTTGCAGTCGCAGCTGATGATGAGCGAAAACAAACTTAAACGTGTGGTATATCTGCTGTTAGAGCTTGCAGCTCATATTCCTCTAATACGAGGTGAGACACCGAAGATTGATCTCTCTCAGCAACAGATTAGCCAGATAACCGGAATTGCCCGTCAGCGCGTGAATGAGGTTATCAAGCAATTAGAAAAAGAAAAATTAGTGGAAATTAAGCGCAGTTGTATCTACTTAACGAATCTAACAGGACTGGGTAGAGTGCTTGATAAAGTTGATTTGAGTATCCGTGATCCTAGATTGATGATTACTCATTGA
- a CDS encoding pseudouridine synthase, whose product MRLAKYLSLTGCCSRRAATRLIRDGQVMIEARLANHIDTVTIIDTPNGMHCQEQIFVNGRLIAAVEAKAYWLFNKAVGTDSRLLAHLPNSLLHLLPESPRLYPVGRLDKDSRGLLILTNDGELTHQLMHPDYGHSKTYQVRVDRMFNDDFLLQMAAGVSYKDITTLPCKMSRLADDSYQIILTQGLNRQIRRMSQALGYKVIDLKRVSIQSLQLGDLAEGSMRLLSAAELTNLQSSLQATTLANS is encoded by the coding sequence ATGAGACTCGCTAAATATCTCTCCTTAACCGGTTGCTGTTCTCGCCGCGCCGCCACTCGCTTGATTAGAGATGGTCAGGTAATGATTGAAGCACGCCTCGCGAACCACATTGATACAGTGACGATAATCGACACGCCCAATGGCATGCATTGCCAAGAGCAGATCTTCGTCAATGGTCGCTTAATCGCCGCAGTTGAAGCCAAAGCCTATTGGTTATTCAATAAAGCCGTCGGCACTGATAGTCGTTTGCTTGCTCATCTACCCAATAGCTTGCTGCATTTACTGCCTGAATCGCCGCGACTTTACCCTGTAGGTCGGCTCGACAAGGATTCTCGCGGCTTGCTGATATTGACTAACGATGGTGAACTGACCCACCAGCTAATGCACCCTGACTATGGTCACAGCAAGACCTATCAGGTAAGGGTCGATCGCATGTTCAATGATGATTTTCTCCTACAGATGGCGGCAGGTGTTAGCTATAAAGACATCACCACCCTACCCTGCAAAATGAGTCGCTTAGCTGACGATAGTTATCAAATTATCCTCACTCAGGGGCTAAATAGACAAATACGCCGCATGTCACAGGCATTAGGGTACAAAGTTATCGACCTTAAACGGGTATCGATTCAGAGTTTGCAGCTTGGGGATCTCGCAGAGGGGTCGATGAGGCTTTTGAGCGCGGCAGAGTTGACCAATTTGCAATCTTCACTACAGGCTACAACACTAGCAAACAGTTAA